CATTAATGTGCCATTGTCATAATGACTAACACTATGTCGGAATGACAAAATATGAGTTTATCCATTCAGTCACTGGCCAAAATAGCCATTGAGCTACAGGGCGGCTTATCAGGGCAAGATCGTTTTCAGACGTTAGTCAGTAGCTTGCGGCAATTACTGCAATGCGATGCCTCGGCACTTTTGCGTTATGAATATCAATTGTTCCGGCCATTGGCTATTGACGGTTTATCTCCTGATGTATTGGGGCGGCGTTTTTCGTTGTCATCCCATCCACGATTAGAGGCTATTGCCCGCGCAGGGAATGTGGTCCGTTTCCCGACTGACAGCCATCTCCCTGACCCCTATGACGGTCTGATCCCAGGGCATGATGAGCTTAAAGTCCATGCCTGCATTGGTCTGCCCTTGTTTGCTGATCAGACACTTATTGGTGCATTAACTTTTGACAGTATGAACCCGCTGCAATTTGATGGATTCAGTGATGAAGAGCTTAAACTGATTGGTGTATTAGCGGCCTCGGCATTGAATAATGCACTTTTAGTCGACGTGTTGGAGAAGCAAGCGCTCCCTACGGTTAGTTCATTAAGCATCCAAAAACAAGCCACCTCTAGCTCGGAAGACGAGATGATTGGCCTGTCGCCGTTGATACTGCAACTAAAACATGAGATAGGCGTGGTAGCGGGTTCAGAACTGAATGTGCTAATCACTGGGGAGACGGGGGTCGGTAAAGAGTTGGTTGCTCAGGCAATTCATCATTTATCACCGCGCGCTACTAAGGCATTGATCTATTTAAACTGTGCCGCCTTGCCTGAGAATGTGGCGGAGAGCGAATTATTTGGTCATGTGAAGGGGGCTTTTACTGGTGCAATACATGACCGAACCGGTAAGTTTGAAATTGCCGACAATGGCACGCTATTTCTCGATGAGATTGGCGAGCTTTCTTTGGTACTTCAGGCCAAATTACTCCGTGTTATTCAGTATGGCGACTTGCAACGTGTCGGTGACGACAGTACCAAGCGGGTGAATGTTCGTATTATTGCTGCTACCAATTGTGACCTTAAACAAGCGGTTATAGAAGGGCGCTTTCGCGTTGATCTGTTTCACCGTTTGAGTGTGTTCCCATTACATGTTCCACCGTTACGGGAACGGAAAGGGGATATTGTCCTGTTAGCCGGATTTTTTGTAGAGCGGATAAGAAAGAAACTGGGGCTGCAGCAGTTGGGCATCCCGGCAACCACACTCACCCTGCTAGAGAATTACCGGTGGCCCGGAAATGTGCGTGAATTGGAACATGCTATTTATCGTGCTGCGGTACTGGCGCGCGCCTCACAACCGGCGACAGAATCTCCGCAACTTCATGCTGATTTATTTAATATTACGGTCACTGTCATACCCGGTGTGTCACCGATAGCCGCTAGCGAGGATCAACGCACCACACCTGTAGACCTACAAGCGGCGACCCGTGATTTTCAGCGGCAGGTTATAACGCAGGTTCTTCAGGCGAATGAGATGAATTGGTCAGCATGTGCTCGTGCGCTAAACCTTGACGCAGGTAACCTCCATCGTCTTGCCAAACGGCTCGGCATCAAACGATAGGGGCCGCCGTCTAATGCAGTGAGTTCGGCATTTTAATGGGGCGCACTAGCGATATTCACTTGAGTGAGAAAAGGCGTAAACCGAGTTTATCGCCTTTTCTAGTCGAATTTACTTTATCGCTTATGACCTATAAGTGATCGAAATCTGATGCATCGTGGCGCTCAGGCAACTGCTCATTGGGCTCTCCCCAAGTGCGATTGACAATACGCCCCCGTTGCACGGCTGGCCGCTGCGCAATCTTCTCCGTCCAACGTATCAAGTGGGTATAGGATTTCACATCCAGGAATTCCCCAGCTTCATACTGCAAGCCTAAAACTAAATTGCCATACCAAGGCCAGATGGCGATATCTGCAATCGAATATTCATCACCGGCAATATACTCATGTGTTTTGAGCTGAGTATTGAGCAAATCGAGCTGGCGCTTAGCTTCCATTGTGAAACGGTCAATCGCGTATTCGATTTTTACCGGGGCATAATGATAAAAATGACCAAAACCTCCGCCTAAATAAGGTGCCGCGCCCTGTAACCAAAATAACCAGTTCAGGGCTTCCGTTCTCTGTGCGTGATCTTTTGGCAGGAAATGGCCGAACTTATCCGCCAGATAAAGCAAAATAGCCCCGGACTCAAAAACTCTCACGGGAGTCGGGGTGGAGTGGTCCATCAGCGCGGGGATTTTTGAATTAGGATTCACGGCGACAAAACCACTGGAGAACTGGTCGCCTTCACTTATCCGAATCAAGTGGGCATCGTACTCTGCGCCTTTCTCGCCCAGAGCCAGCAACTCTTCCAGCAGAATAGTGACCTTCTGACCGTTGGGTGTCGCCATGGAGTAAAGCTGTAACGGATGTTTGCCAACCGGCAGGGTCGCTTCATGACGTGCACCTGCTGTTGGGCGGTTGATTTTGGACCATACACCGCCACTTTCATTATTTTCCGTCCAGACCTTTGGAGGCTGGTATTCGTTATCTTTCATCATTGATTACCTTATTTGAGAATGAATACGAACTTAATAATACTCATAGTGATTATGCATCAATAATAAAAGATAACAGGGATAATATTTGTTGTTAAGCGGCAGGCATGGGCCGGTAACCGTAGGCCAAAAGGGCGTAAGGGAATCATTACCGGTAAGAATGAGGTCACTTAAACTTCATACAACACCTTGGATGCTTCTGCAACCTGCCGCTCCAGCAGCTTGAGGGTCTTGGATAATACGTTTTCCTGTTCTTTGAACCAGTGATCTTTATCGGACAGAGAGGTAACAAGTTGCCAGGAGTCTTCATCCTCCAATGCTTCCAGTTCACGCAACATCGCATCAATTTGATCTCTGACCTGCTTAATCTTTCTGCGCAACCGTTCAAGGTCATCAATACAGTCGCTCGCCATCAGTGGTTCGAACCCACGTTTTAAACTCTCGAGCAATGCATTAATCGCGGGGAAATCACCCCGTTGGCGGGCTTGATTGAGCTGAACCATCAGTTGATGTGCTTTCTCTTTAAACTCATCCGCGACTAAATCTGGATGGCAGAGCCGACTGGCTTGCCGCCACAGGCGTTTTAGTTCCTGACGCTGATCAGCAGAGAGTTTTTGCTCATTACTGTGTCGCCGTTCGGCATCTTTTTGCTGTTCCTGATAGCTCTCGTACTTCTCTTTTGCTTCTTCTCGGGCTTTATGGGTTGACTCGGTATTGCGGGTGCAGAAATCCTTTTCCAGCTCTTTGATTTCCGCCAGCAACGCGGCGATTAAGTCCGTTTGTTGCTGAATCTGCTGCCGTATCTCTATGGTTTCACTCGAAATAACGGAGAGCGCTAACCAGCGCTGTTTTAACGCGGCAAGTTCATCAATGGCTTGAGATATATACTGCTGGCAGTTGCGATAATCACGTTCCCTGCGTCGGGCTTCTGCCTGCGCTTTACGCAGGGTACATTCCGCCAACTGTTTGCGTAAATGTAAGATCCGATTCATTAGCGGGCCAAGGCGCACCAGATAGAGATCGTTAAAGTCGTCCAACAACTGAACCCGCTCGTTACGTTTATCGATTAACTCGCGTAACTGCTCCTCCAGTGCTTTCAGCTCCATTTTACAGGCGGCCAATTCAAGATCTTGCCATTGGGTGACGGCTTGTTTACTCGCCAGCCATGCTGCAATGGCGTCTAGCGCATGCGTAAATTTCCCTTGTTCAATTTCTATGGCAATAAAAGCCAGCACGGCGTCCTGAGATTCGCTTTTAAGATAAGGAAGTTGTTGTCGGATAATATCCTCATCTTCAAGCTCAATAGCACTTTTAATGATCTCCAGCCGTTTAATGAGTTTTTTCATAAGTATCGGATTTGCTGATAGCGTAGACAGGATAGCGACATACTAAACAACGGTTTCAAATTGTTCCAGATGAATAGGATTTATCTCATTAGAATGACCCATTTCACACCATAAAAGTGACTTTCTTATCATCTACACCAGATGAACCGATAGGGGCCATACCATTCAACACCGCCAGAAGTGCACTTGCACTGGATGAGCCATCAGCGTGGGTTGATGCTATTGGGTTCGATCGCCCGCGAAGACCAGAGATTGTAATCGGGTGATGATGAAACAGATATGGAAAATCGAATATATGGTTGACTTTGACGCCAAGAATCCTAAGATAACCACAGTATTCAGTCTTGGAAATCTTATGATCACACTCACGCCATTGCAGCTTTTCAAAAATCTATCCGACGAAACTCGTCTGAATATCATCTTGCTATTGCGAGAGTCTGGCGAGTTGTGCGTTTGTGAACTTTGTGACACCTTGAATGAGTCTCAACCCAAGATATCCAGACATCTGGCAATGTTGAGAGAATCTGGACTTTTGCTGGATCGCCGTGCAGGGAAGTGGATTCACTATCGTCTGTCACCTCATATTCCTGCCTGGGCGGCAACCGTGATTGAGCAGGCCTATCTCAGCCAACGCGATAAAATCGTTCTGTTGGTGAGCACTAATGTAGCGCCGAGCGGTAAGGCAATTTGTCTCTGATGAATTAAAAAATTTACTCAATCATATCTGTTTTTTCATATTTGACTGAAGAGGCGGATTGATTAACCACAGGAAGGAATCGATGAAAACTCTCTCAGTTTATGATCCGGCATTATGTTGCAGTACCGGCGTATGCGGCACCGAGGTTGACCAAGCCTTGGTAACATTTTCCGCTGATGTTGACTGGCTTAAAAAGCGGGGTATCAGCGTTACCCGTTACAACCTCTCCCAGCAACCCATGGCCTTTATCGACAATACTCAAGTTAAAAATTTCCTGGAAAACTCGGGTGTTGAAGGTTTGCCGCTAATTTTGCTTGATGGCGAGTTGGTGATGGCAGGGCGTTACCCTACGCGGGCTGACCTGGCTCGTTGGTGTAAGCTTCCACCAGAAATTACCAGCATCACAGCGAAAAGTTGCAGTGATGGTAATACGTCCTGCTGTTAATCAATGAGTGGAGGTGAGTGATGAAATTCTTACAACAACCCCCCGTTTTTCTCTTTTTTACCGGGAAAGGTGGCGTTGGTAAAACATCCATTTCTTGTGCC
The sequence above is drawn from the Yersinia intermedia genome and encodes:
- the norR gene encoding nitric oxide reductase transcriptional regulator NorR, with protein sequence MSLSIQSLAKIAIELQGGLSGQDRFQTLVSSLRQLLQCDASALLRYEYQLFRPLAIDGLSPDVLGRRFSLSSHPRLEAIARAGNVVRFPTDSHLPDPYDGLIPGHDELKVHACIGLPLFADQTLIGALTFDSMNPLQFDGFSDEELKLIGVLAASALNNALLVDVLEKQALPTVSSLSIQKQATSSSEDEMIGLSPLILQLKHEIGVVAGSELNVLITGETGVGKELVAQAIHHLSPRATKALIYLNCAALPENVAESELFGHVKGAFTGAIHDRTGKFEIADNGTLFLDEIGELSLVLQAKLLRVIQYGDLQRVGDDSTKRVNVRIIAATNCDLKQAVIEGRFRVDLFHRLSVFPLHVPPLRERKGDIVLLAGFFVERIRKKLGLQQLGIPATTLTLLENYRWPGNVRELEHAIYRAAVLARASQPATESPQLHADLFNITVTVIPGVSPIAASEDQRTTPVDLQAATRDFQRQVITQVLQANEMNWSACARALNLDAGNLHRLAKRLGIKR
- the arsD gene encoding arsenite efflux transporter metallochaperone ArsD, coding for MKTLSVYDPALCCSTGVCGTEVDQALVTFSADVDWLKKRGISVTRYNLSQQPMAFIDNTQVKNFLENSGVEGLPLILLDGELVMAGRYPTRADLARWCKLPPEITSITAKSCSDGNTSCC
- the yghU gene encoding glutathione-dependent disulfide-bond oxidoreductase codes for the protein MKDNEYQPPKVWTENNESGGVWSKINRPTAGARHEATLPVGKHPLQLYSMATPNGQKVTILLEELLALGEKGAEYDAHLIRISEGDQFSSGFVAVNPNSKIPALMDHSTPTPVRVFESGAILLYLADKFGHFLPKDHAQRTEALNWLFWLQGAAPYLGGGFGHFYHYAPVKIEYAIDRFTMEAKRQLDLLNTQLKTHEYIAGDEYSIADIAIWPWYGNLVLGLQYEAGEFLDVKSYTHLIRWTEKIAQRPAVQRGRIVNRTWGEPNEQLPERHDASDFDHL
- a CDS encoding metalloregulator ArsR/SmtB family transcription factor, coding for MITLTPLQLFKNLSDETRLNIILLLRESGELCVCELCDTLNESQPKISRHLAMLRESGLLLDRRAGKWIHYRLSPHIPAWAATVIEQAYLSQRDKIVLLVSTNVAPSGKAICL